GCGGCGGAACCGGTGCTGGCCAAGCTGGAACATATGGTGACAGCGGCGATTGACGCCGGCATGCACTGAGTTCTACGGGCGTTTGTACCGCCCCCTGTTGGGGCGGGATTGTTTCTTCTGTGCTTGGGCAGACGCGTCGTCTGCCTTTTTTCTTGTCTGGGCGCCGGTTTTCCACCTGACGCACAGGCGAGCGTCCCTTTGGGCTGCTACTATATACCAGCCTAACTATCGGTGATTTCGTTGACCTATTTCTGGAGGCCCGGGTGACCACGCAACACATGATGATTCAGAACCCCGATATTCATACGGTGGTGGATGAGACGCAGATTTATCGTGAATTGCTGCCCCTGGAGGGCGCTGACATCATCGAGCTGGGTTGCGGCGCCGCCAAGCATACGCGCACGATTGCCGAAACGGGGCATCCGGCCTCCATTCTGGCCTGCGAAGTCGATACCCGACAGCATGAGAAAAATCTGGCCATTACCGATCTTCCGACGGTCAAGTTTGTCCTGGCTGGGGCTCAGGCCATTCCTGCACCGGATGCCAGTGCCGATATCGTCATGATGTTCAAGTCCCTGCATCACGTACCGATGGATCTCATGGATACGGCATTCAGCGAAATTGCCCGTGTTCTGCGCCCCGGCGGATTGGCGTACATTTCCGAGCCGGTCTATGCCGGTGATTTCAACGAGGTGCTGAGATTATTCAATGACGAGGCCATCGTGCGCCAGGCCGCTTTCGATGCAGTGCGTAGAGCCGTGGACAGAGGCGTCATGGAGCTTGTCGAACAGCGTTTCTTCAATACACCAAACCGGTTTGAGAACTTTGCGGACTTCGAACAGCGCATCATGCAGGTGACCCATTCCGAATTTCGCATTTCACCGGAACTTCATGAGCAAATCCGTCAGCGTTTCGCGGATTTTGTGGGCGCGGACGGCGCCAATTTCGTGATGCCCATTCGCGTCGATCTATTGCGGCGTCCTGCCGTTTAGCGGGCGGGGATCCTGATAATGCGCGCCGATCGTGTGCGCTACCAGTGCGTCCTTTTATCAAGCCTGAAGCTGATGGCAAAGCGCCTCAAGTCCGCTTTCGAGCGCCAGCATCAATGAATCGCGTTCTCGTTGCCAGGCCTTGATGGTTTCCTGGTATCGATCGGATTGCCAGCGGATGACGTCAACGACTTCATCCCGCTGCCCGGCAAAAATGCGTTTGAGCTCCACCGAACAGCGGCCGGAGGTGGATGTCAGCGTCGATTCGAGCGCAGCTACCAGCGGTTCTGCCACGAATCCGGGAATGGACATGCGCAAAACCGCCAGGTCATGCAACGTGCCCAGTCTATTCTGCATCTGTTTCAGCAAGTTAATGAGTTCGGTGGTCCCCGTAAACTTGTTCAGTGGTTCGATCAGGTAACGCAGATGCTTGACATGAATGCGCGCCTGATGGAGTTCGGCATCACTTTGTTGACTCATGTAGCGGATCATCTGGTGCTGAGCTCCGATCTGCATACTGAGCCATACGCCGAAGGCAGGATGTTTTCCCTTACGTGACCGGGGCGCAAGGCCGGTCAACGTCAGGGATTCGGTCTTTGCCTCCATTTGATTGATGCGACGGAGCACCGGTTCGATCAACGGAGAAGGATGCTCAGGCCGTGGTTCACGGTCAGCATGCCAGGACTCCAGCAGGCCTAAAATCACTTCGAGATCACGTGATGGGTTGGTTCCTTGCGCAAAACATCGAAGGTCCATGCGCGCCTGTCTCCGGGTGCGCACCAGTGTCCGGGTCTGATGCACCCAGACGCGCAATCGCCGCAGTTCGACCCGAAAGTCGTGCAGTAAATCTTCTTGTTGGCAGTCATCGGGCGATTGTTCCAGCACATCGGGCTGTTGCCACAGTCGATATGCCTGACGCATGCTGGACTGGGCAAGTTTGAGAATCTGTTCAGCTACGACACCGGCCGGACGGATTACGTCGGCAGGTTCAATCAACGGCAGGCTCATGTTCTGTCCTCAGTTTTGCGCTCTGGTGACGGGGGTGATCACCGATATCGGCTTTCATCCTCCGCCTTCCCTGAACATCATCCGATTCGTGGTTCGTTATCCCTTGTGGCAGCAAGGATAATCCTGCCACAGAAATGTGCGCCATTTGTTAAGATTGCCGGACTTTGGTGGATTGCCGGCAGCAATTTCCCGAACCATGCCCCGTACTTGCTCTATCTCGCCACACTGGATGTTCAATGATCGAAGCCAAATTTCCGCTGCCACTGCTTCTGGCCGCAGAACGTATCGTCAATCAAGCGATCGGTGAGGATGTGTCGGCACGTGACCGAATGGCGACTCTGTCCGGTCTTGTATTCGAAATTCATCTTACGTCCCCGACGCTCAGGCTTTATCTCACACCGACGAGTCTGGGCACCATTCTGATTCGTCGCGATTTCGACGCCATGCCCGATGCACAGATCACCACAAGCGCCATTGGATTGGCACGGCTCGCGACTACCGGCAGCGAGGGGATGGACGCCCTGTTTTCCGGAGACATCCGGATCGATGGGAATCCGCGTGCGGCCGAATCATTTCTGCGCGTGTTGAATGAACTGGACATCGATTTTTTCGGGATCCTGGCTGAGCGTATTGGCGTAGGCCCGGCCGGGTTGCTCGAACGGCGCGCGATGCGCTTCCGAGAAAACTTTACGGATTGGCGTCGGACTCGGCAGATCGAACAGGCTGATTTTCTTGTCTACGAGCGGCAGTTGCTCGTGCCGGCCGACGCGGTGCAGTCCTGGATGGATGAGGTGGATGGCGCGCGGGATCATGTGGATCGCCTCGAGGCGCGGATTCGTTGTCTGACGCAACGCATGACGGAAAGCGCGGAGAATCGGACATGAAGCTTTCCATTCTCTGGCGACTGGTGGTCATTCAATACATTCTGTACCGGCATGGCCTGGACGAGATCGTACTCGGGTTGCCCATTCTGCGTTCCTTCCGGTTCATCAAGTACCTGTCGCCCTGGTACTGGTTATCCAATAATCGCCGACGTTCCCATGGAGAACGACTGGTCCATGCGCTCGAGGATCTGGGGCCCATATTCGTCAAGTTCGGCCAGATGTTGTCGACGCGTCGGGATTTGCTGTCACCGGAATACGCCAACGCCCTGTCTGCGCTTCAGGATCGGGTTCGCCCGTTTCCGGCGGACGAGGCGCGGGCCCGCATCGAACGAGCCCTGGGCATGTCGACGGATACGGCTTTTGCTGCGTTCACGGCCGAACCGTTGGCATCTGCGTCGATTGCTCAAGTCCATGCCGCTACGCTGAAGGACGGCACCGCCGTCATCGTAAAAATCGTACGTCCCGGCGTCGAGGCCAGAATCCGCCAGGATCTCGAAATTCTCTATGCGGTCGCTCGTCTGGCTGAACGCTACTGGGCCGAGGGTCCGCGGCTGCATCCTGTTGAGGTCGTTGGCGAGTTCGAAAAGACCCTGTACGACGAACTTGACCTTGTACGCGAGGCGGCCAATGCCGCCGAATTGAAACGGCACTTCAAGGGATCGCCGCTCCTCTACGTGCCCGAAGTCTATTGGGACCTCTGTCGTCGTGATGTCCTTGTCCAGGAGCGTGTTTTCGGAATACCGATCGCGCAGACAGATCAGCTGCGTGCTGCGCACGTCAACATGAAGGTGTTGGCCGAGCGCGGTGTCGAGGTCTTTTTCACGCAGGTCTTCGACAACAATTTCTTCCATGCGGATATGCATCCCGGGAACATTTTTGTCGATGCCAGTGATCCCGAGCAGCCAAGGTACATGGCCATCGACTTCGGCATCGTCGGTAGTCTGATGCCTGAAGATCAGCGATATCTCGCGGAAAATTTCCATGCGTTCTTCAACCGAGACTACCGTCGTGTTGCTGAATTACATGTCGAATCGGGCTGGGTACCACGCAGTACACGCGTTGAAGAGTTCGAGTCGGCGATCCGGACGGTCTGCGAACCGATTTTCCAGAAGCCGCTACGAGATATCTCGTTCGGGCATTTCCTCCTGCGGCTGTTTCAGGTTGCCCGCCGTTTCGACATGGAGGTTCAGCCCCAGCTTGTTCTCCTTCAGAAAACCCTACTGGCGATCGAGGGCCTGGGTCGTGAACTCTATCCGGACCTCGATCTGTGGGAAACCGCCAAGCCGTTCATCGAGCGTTGGATGCGCGAACGCATCGGCCCCAAAGCCTTTTTGAAGCGATTCAAAAACGAGTTGCCCTTTGCGGTCGAACATTTTGCCGAATTGCCTCGTCTAGCCATTACGGCGCTCAAGCACACCGAGCGACAAACCGAACAAATGGCTGCACAGCAACGCGAATTGCAGGCATTGCGTCTTGAAATGCGCGCACAATCCCGACGCAACCAATTCACCTGGTTGGGCAGCCTGCTGTTGTTGGCTTTCGTGATTTCCGAAGGGGCTGACTTGCTGCATTGGTCCGGCTGGCGTCAATTGTCCCTGCTCGGCTGGGCAACATTCATCAGCGGCCTGGTGTTTACCTATTTCGGCTTCCGGCGGCTTTGACCTTCACGAGTGCCGAATCATGAAACTGTCATCCTGACTCTCTAGGATGCGCCTCGATCTATCGTCAGGATGCGTCTTTCGTATAACCGTAGGGAATTCAGGTCGATCAAATTCATAATTCGACAGGTGAACCATCGTGTCTATACGAAACAAGGTATTGTTTCTTCTCGGAATATCGCTCGCTCTGGCACTGTTCATCAGTGTGCTCTCGCTGACCGGCTCCGATGAGGTGCTGGATCGGGCCATCAAGTTCAACCAATCCACGCAAATCGACATCGATCTCGCCCGTACGTTGGCCAAGGCCACGACAACGATCAAATCGGATCCGATCAATCCCGATACGGGTCCTTTGCTCAAGCAAGTCAATGAGGTCGTGCATGCGAATTTCAAGACAGCCCGCGAGGGACTCACCCCCGGCGAAGCGCCCAAGTTCGCCGCAGCGCTCGATGAAACCGAAAAGCGCTGGGATAGTTACTTCAAGAAAAGCATGAGCTTGTATGATATGGCCTCGACGGACCCGGCGTCGGCCATCGGCATGATCGAAAGTGTCTACGACGCCCAGTTCAAACCGTTTCAGAGCAGTTTCAAACAGACCCTCGATCTGGGGTTGAAGCATGCCGAATCCCTGCAGGCGGATATCAATAGCAGCATTCATCGCCAGCGTCTGATGATTCTATTGCCCCTGGTGATCGTCATGGCAGTACTAATGGTGTTGGCTCTGGCATTCATTCTCTCGCTTAATCGCGCAGTTCAAGGGTTTCAGCTGCACTCCGACCGGCTGAGTGACGGGGATCTCACCACACGGTTTCAGGATGCACGTCGGGATGAGGTCAGCCTGATCGGGCGGGCCGTCAACCGATTCCTCAATCTTTTTGTCGAAACGCTGAACGCTGTGCGTCATGCCGTGACCAAGAGTGATGGTGTTGTTGCGCAGCTACGTGAAATTGTCGACAAGACCGAGCGGAATATCGTCGTTCAAAATCAGGAGACGACGCAGATGGTCACGGCCGTGGAGCAATTGACGGCCAGCTTCCGGCGCGTTGCCGACATGTCGGGGCAAGCCAGTGAAACGGCAGCGCATGGAGAAGGAATCGTCCGGGAGGGCACTTGTAAGGGGCAGGAAACCATATCCGCGCTGCGCTCCATTGACGAAACCGTGGGGCAAACCGGCCAGCTGATGACGCAACTGGATGCCACGATCCACGAGGTCGCTCAGGTGACGCAAGC
The Halothiobacillus diazotrophicus DNA segment above includes these coding regions:
- a CDS encoding ubiquinone biosynthesis accessory factor UbiJ, translating into MIEAKFPLPLLLAAERIVNQAIGEDVSARDRMATLSGLVFEIHLTSPTLRLYLTPTSLGTILIRRDFDAMPDAQITTSAIGLARLATTGSEGMDALFSGDIRIDGNPRAAESFLRVLNELDIDFFGILAERIGVGPAGLLERRAMRFRENFTDWRRTRQIEQADFLVYERQLLVPADAVQSWMDEVDGARDHVDRLEARIRCLTQRMTESAENRT
- a CDS encoding class I SAM-dependent methyltransferase; translation: MTTQHMMIQNPDIHTVVDETQIYRELLPLEGADIIELGCGAAKHTRTIAETGHPASILACEVDTRQHEKNLAITDLPTVKFVLAGAQAIPAPDASADIVMMFKSLHHVPMDLMDTAFSEIARVLRPGGLAYISEPVYAGDFNEVLRLFNDEAIVRQAAFDAVRRAVDRGVMELVEQRFFNTPNRFENFADFEQRIMQVTHSEFRISPELHEQIRQRFADFVGADGANFVMPIRVDLLRRPAV
- the ubiB gene encoding ubiquinone biosynthesis regulatory protein kinase UbiB yields the protein MKLSILWRLVVIQYILYRHGLDEIVLGLPILRSFRFIKYLSPWYWLSNNRRRSHGERLVHALEDLGPIFVKFGQMLSTRRDLLSPEYANALSALQDRVRPFPADEARARIERALGMSTDTAFAAFTAEPLASASIAQVHAATLKDGTAVIVKIVRPGVEARIRQDLEILYAVARLAERYWAEGPRLHPVEVVGEFEKTLYDELDLVREAANAAELKRHFKGSPLLYVPEVYWDLCRRDVLVQERVFGIPIAQTDQLRAAHVNMKVLAERGVEVFFTQVFDNNFFHADMHPGNIFVDASDPEQPRYMAIDFGIVGSLMPEDQRYLAENFHAFFNRDYRRVAELHVESGWVPRSTRVEEFESAIRTVCEPIFQKPLRDISFGHFLLRLFQVARRFDMEVQPQLVLLQKTLLAIEGLGRELYPDLDLWETAKPFIERWMRERIGPKAFLKRFKNELPFAVEHFAELPRLAITALKHTERQTEQMAAQQRELQALRLEMRAQSRRNQFTWLGSLLLLAFVISEGADLLHWSGWRQLSLLGWATFISGLVFTYFGFRRL
- a CDS encoding methyl-accepting chemotaxis protein is translated as MSIRNKVLFLLGISLALALFISVLSLTGSDEVLDRAIKFNQSTQIDIDLARTLAKATTTIKSDPINPDTGPLLKQVNEVVHANFKTAREGLTPGEAPKFAAALDETEKRWDSYFKKSMSLYDMASTDPASAIGMIESVYDAQFKPFQSSFKQTLDLGLKHAESLQADINSSIHRQRLMILLPLVIVMAVLMVLALAFILSLNRAVQGFQLHSDRLSDGDLTTRFQDARRDEVSLIGRAVNRFLNLFVETLNAVRHAVTKSDGVVAQLREIVDKTERNIVVQNQETTQMVTAVEQLTASFRRVADMSGQASETAAHGEGIVREGTCKGQETISALRSIDETVGQTGQLMTQLDATIHEVAQVTQAIQSISEQTTLLALNAAIEAARAGEQGRGFAVVASEVKQLSNRTKSLTISITETIGSVQVNTRNVLETLETVRLAVTRGVASGEATGELLADIDQAMHSVAGMLRDIAVSTDEQSAVTLDMTDRIERVSRGSELMRTQMSSVMSVMSQLEVASSTLHQHLGAFTLGHEDRSTGDGAHRSSSRESMTTGFIASGQ
- a CDS encoding CHAD domain-containing protein, producing the protein MSLPLIEPADVIRPAGVVAEQILKLAQSSMRQAYRLWQQPDVLEQSPDDCQQEDLLHDFRVELRRLRVWVHQTRTLVRTRRQARMDLRCFAQGTNPSRDLEVILGLLESWHADREPRPEHPSPLIEPVLRRINQMEAKTESLTLTGLAPRSRKGKHPAFGVWLSMQIGAQHQMIRYMSQQSDAELHQARIHVKHLRYLIEPLNKFTGTTELINLLKQMQNRLGTLHDLAVLRMSIPGFVAEPLVAALESTLTSTSGRCSVELKRIFAGQRDEVVDVIRWQSDRYQETIKAWQRERDSLMLALESGLEALCHQLQA